GCCAAGCATAAACGAAATCTTCTGCTGTTACAGGCTCGCCGTTGTTCCAGGTTGCATTATCACGAAGGTGGAAAGTATATTTCAAACCGTCTTCGGAAACGTCCCATTTCTCAGCTACGCCTGGAGCTGGATTACCATCCGCGCCCATGCGTGTCAGACCTTCGTACATCAGCTTCAGGGCAGTATTTGTTTGGCTATCTTTTGCCTGAGCTGGATCAAAAGTTGGAGGTTCAGCACTCATATTGATCTTGAGATCTTGTGATGCTGTCGTTCCTTCTCCTGATTCTCCACTTGTACCTGTGCTGCTGTTAGAACCGCTGCTGCATGCTGCAAGCAATGATCCGAACGCCAGTACGAGTACCATAAGTACTAACCAACTTTTCCTTTTCATCTAGCAGTTTCCCCCTAAAAAAATGTGGTATATGCTTTTAGATTATACAACCAGTGGTCAAAAAAATCTATATCTCAACGTTAAAAAAATCGTTTTTTTTCGTTTTTTTCAACATTTTTGTCACATTGCAGCGTAAATTAGGCTCCACACCACGGTCGAATACCTGACATCAAGCAATTTTTTACCAATTTTCGACACGTTTAGCGTGATATGTATTGTAAAATCGCGATCAATAGCAGGACGATGTAACCTAAGCTCAGAAAGAAAAACGAAAGTCTCCATACCGCTCGAAATAATCGCTGGAAATCAACTTTGCCCTTCATTCGGTTCTGAGCGCTTCCAATCAAGCCGATTGCAAGGAGCAAAATAAGCAAAAAGATGTAAAACCCAAGCCCGCTATTAAACGTTGTGTTAAATAAAGCTGCCACCGAAATATACAGAAATGGTGTCGTCACATCCATAGCGGAGGCGATTGCCTGCTTTTTATCCTTTTTGCGCAGAATCATAATGAAATAAGTAGCGATAAAAGGAATAAAGGGAACAAGGCTTAAAAATATGGCGCCATTCAGCAGCCAACCAAACAATCCTCCCATTTACGGAGCCTCCTCTACTGTCAATGGTTCAATGAACTGGCATATCCATTCATGCGTTTCTGCACGATAACCGGTGCGACGCGCCAGCTCAGTGATCGTGCCGTTGATCCAAGCGATTTCGGTACGCCGATTGTGCTGCACATCTGCAAGCATGGATGAGGTATTCGCTGATGTCGCACGACATATACTAAGCACGTCATCCCACCATTGTGGACACCACGGAATATGATTTCTTTCATATACCTCAACCGCTTCCATGAACAACCGTCGCATCAAATTCATCCGCTTGTCGCTTGCCAGCAATTCTCCGTTCGGCACGCGCCATAATGCGGTTAAAGGATTGATCACGGCGTTGATGATCAACTTCCGGTATACTTCCTTCCCGATATCTTTCGACAAAGAAGATTGGAATCCTGCCTTTTGAAACAAATTTATTAAAAAAGACAGGTGATCATGTTCATGCTGCGTGCATATTGTCATATTAGATGTTGCATCCTTCGAACTATATAAGCTGTTCATTTGACCTATGACTGTTTGTCCATGACCCGCATGGGTCACTTGATTGTCGGATGATTTCTTTGCGCCTTCTGTCGTAATCGCGGCATAAACCTGCCATGAGGTAGGCCAAGGATTATCTGCGCGCACCCCATTTTGCATACAAATAATGGTAGTGCCATCCTTCACTCGATCATGGAGCTGCTGGATGAACGAATCGGTAAGATGGGTCTGTTTGATGGTAACGATTACAATATCAGCTGGTGGCAAGGATGCAGGGTGCTGCTCCTCTGTACAATAGATAGCAGTACCGGAAGCTGTATGAGGAACTATCTTTTGCGGTTCTGCTTCATCATGATCGCAGAATAGTATGCCTTCGCTGACAATCCGATTTACTTGCTCGCGTCTGCGACACCATAAGTTTAACTGGTCATCCGCAAGATATGGCGACATTTTGCTATAAAAAAGTAAACCTAATGCTCCTCCGCCCCAAATATCAATGATCATATGGTTTCCCTCCTGCTGGTCAATACGATACAATAAACATAAGCATGTTAGCTTACTACTCACTAGCTAATCAAATGGAATCAAAGCTCTCTATCTGCTCTATCACCAACTGTGTGTGTTCAACATACACAATCGATACATAGGTTATCCACTAAAAAGGAATACTAATTATTTATTATACAAGGAGGAGACGATTCATGAAACCATTTCATACAAATCCACGGGTCGTCTGTCTTGTTTTATGCGGCACCTTATTGTTCCCTTGCCTTATTCTACCTTCTGCTCACTCTGCTGCTTCGTCATCACTGGTTACGTCCTCTTCACAATCTGCTCCCAATATGAATCAGTTGGATGAGCATACCCGTGCCTTGCTAGAGGATAGCTTGTCAGTACATGAATTGGATCAGGAAATTGCCCGAGTGCAGCAGGAACAGCAAGCTGCACAGCATCATTATCGACAGTTGGAAAAGGATCTGGTCGTTCGCCAGCATGAACTGGATCAAGCGAGACAACAATCGGATCGTGTGCTGATTGCTTATTATACGGGAGAAA
The DNA window shown above is from Paenibacillus sp. JQZ6Y-1 and carries:
- a CDS encoding DUF3397 domain-containing protein, whose product is MGGLFGWLLNGAIFLSLVPFIPFIATYFIMILRKKDKKQAIASAMDVTTPFLYISVAALFNTTFNSGLGFYIFLLILLLAIGLIGSAQNRMKGKVDFQRLFRAVWRLSFFFLSLGYIVLLLIAILQYISR
- a CDS encoding ketopantoate reductase family protein; protein product: MIIDIWGGGALGLLFYSKMSPYLADDQLNLWCRRREQVNRIVSEGILFCDHDEAEPQKIVPHTASGTAIYCTEEQHPASLPPADIVIVTIKQTHLTDSFIQQLHDRVKDGTTIICMQNGVRADNPWPTSWQVYAAITTEGAKKSSDNQVTHAGHGQTVIGQMNSLYSSKDATSNMTICTQHEHDHLSFLINLFQKAGFQSSLSKDIGKEVYRKLIINAVINPLTALWRVPNGELLASDKRMNLMRRLFMEAVEVYERNHIPWCPQWWDDVLSICRATSANTSSMLADVQHNRRTEIAWINGTITELARRTGYRAETHEWICQFIEPLTVEEAP